AAGTTCCCTATTAATATGTTTTTTATAATTAGTTAATAAAAAATTAATATTTAGTTTCTTCTTATTTAATCCTTATAGATTAATATATAATAGACAGTTATATGTTAAAAAAATAAAGGCGGTGAAGGGGATTTGAGCAATAAAAATGAAATAAATGATAAAATAAATATTTTAGGTCAAATATCTAATTTTTTCGTTGAAAGGTATAGGGTAGTTTATTTAATATTAATAGGATTATTATTACTAGGGGGAACTGCCTACATAGGATTACCTAGAGAGAGAGCACCTGAAATTGAACTTCCCTACGTAAATATAATGACTACATATGTGGGAGCATCACCTAATGAGATAGAAAACCTCATTACAGATGAAATAGAAACTAAAATAAATGGATTGGAGGATATAAAAGAGATTACCTCCACATCACAAAATAGTGTGTCTAGTATAACTATAGAATATGAAATTGGAACAGATGTAGATAAGAAAATACAAGATATAAATAATGAAATATCAAAAATGAAAAGTGAATTACCAGAAGATAGTGATGATCCTATAGTTAGAAAATATGACATAGGAAAATCACCAATTATGAAATTAAATATAAGTGGAGATTATGATTTAGTTACTTTAAAAAATATAGCAGAAGATATTAAAGATGAAATAGAAAAGATAGATGGAATACAAGAAGTAGACTTAACAGGTGGACTTGATAGGGAAATACACATATATATTGATGAAGGTAAGTTAAAAACTTATAACCTTACTACTGGTGACATAAAAAATGCTATTTCAAGTTCTAATGTAGATTTTCCAGGTGGAGATATAGAGTTAGATGATACAAATTACAATATAAGAACTGTTGGTTCTTTTGAAGAAATAGAAGAAATAGAGAACACTGTCATAATGACTAAAGATAATGTACCAGTGAAATTAAAAGATGTGGCAGAGGTCAAGGATACTTTTGAAGATGTGGAGTCTTATGCTCAAATGTTTGAAAGAGGCATGTCTGATGAAAATGAGACTACTAATACCATAAAATTATCAGTCAAAAGGGAAGACGATGGAGATATAATTGGACCATGTAACGAGATTATAGCTTTAATTGAAGGTGGAAAAGGAATTTTATATCCATCAGATGTATTTGTAAGTGTGGCTAATAATCAGGCTGTTGATGTACAGGACTCATTAAATGATGTAGTATCTAATGCTGTTTCAGGATTATTAGTAGTAATCATAGTTTTATTCCTGTTCATAGGCCTTAGAGAGTCTATAATAGTATCCTTTGTAATTCCGTTATCCCTATTATGCAGTTTTATTCTTATGAAAAATACAGACATGACCTTTAATGGAGTATCTGTGCTGGCATTAATTTTAGCCTTAGGAATGCTTGTGGATAATGCCATAGTTATAATGGAGAATATAGATAGAATAAGGGATGAAGGATATGATGTAAAGACTGCTTCTAAAGTTGCTACAAACCAGGTGGCGCCAGCAGTAATGGCATCTACCTTAACTACCATGGCAGCTTTCTTACCTATGGCTATGATGGGGGGAATCATGGGACAGTTTATGAAGGTTATCCCCATAGTTGTAATGTTTTCCATAGGTTCATCATTTATAGTGTCCTTAGTAATTACTCCAGTACTTTGTTCTAAGTTATTAAGTAAATACAAGAAGGATGAAAAGAAAGTTAGTCCTAAGATAAAGAAATTAAATAATATATTAGCTGTAGTATTTGTGTTCATACTTTCCATGTATGCATTTAGTATAGATGGAAAAATTGCCATAATAACTGTAGTATTGGCAATTATATTTGCAGGGGCCATGTTTATAAAGCGATTTAAAATGAAAGAAAATACTTCCCATGAAGATATGGCTGTAATCAAGAAATATTCAAAATTCATGGACAGTGTATTAAGTTCTAAGAAAAAGAGAATTTTAGTATTAGCATGTGCATTTGGCGTATTTGTAGCCAGTTTATCAACTATCCCTATGGGATTATTAAAGATTAAGCTATTACCAGATACTGATAGTACTACATTTACTATAAAGATAGAAACACCTCCAGGATACCTTCTAGAGGAAACTGGGGAAGTAGTTAAAACCGTAGAAGATTTATTATATAAATACGAAGAAGTAGATAACTTTGTAAGTTCTTTAGGGAGTGATTCTAATAAAGCTGAAATAGATGTAAACTTAGTTGAATCAGATGAAAGAGAAAGAACTAGTAATGAAATTGCTGCACAAGTTAGGAATGAAATAATAGATATTCCAGGAGCTAAGATTACTATAGAAAAGCAACAAAATGGCCCGCCTACTGGTAAGCCTATTAGTATTGAATTAAGAGGGGATGACCTAGATAGCATTGAAAAAGTGGCAAGTGATTTTAAGAACATTGTAGAGAATATAAAAGGCACCCAAGAAGTATTTACTACTCTTGAAGGAGGTAGACCCGAGCTTCAAATAGAGGTTAATAAGGAGAAGGCTGCCACATTAGGATTGAGTGTAACAGATGTATCTATGCAGATAAGAAATACAATTCAAGGGATAAAGGTATCTGAGCTTAAACAAAACAATGAAGAGACAGATATACTGATAAAAAATTATAAGGATGAATTTAAAACTTTAAGAGATTTAGAAAAGATATATATAACTTCAAATAAGGGTGAAAAAGTACCATTTACTACAGTTGCAAGTATAAAAGAAGACATAGGTTTATCTAAGATAGAACATGATGATTTAGATAGAATAGTAACAGTAGAGGGTGAAGTAGAAGGAATAACTTCAGGAGAAGTTATAAGACAATTTAAAAAAGAAATAACTGATTATCCTCTTCCAAAGGGTGTAACCGTATCTTATGGTGGAGAAACACAGGAGACACAAGAATCCTTTACAGAATTAGCCATAGACTTAGTGATAGCTGTATTACTAGTATTTATCATACTAGCAGTACAATTTAACTCCCTATCTCAACCATTAGTAATATTAGCATCTGTACCATTAGCTGTAATAGGAGTAATGATGGGGCTTATAATAACTAACAATAACTTTGGTATGTATGGATTTATGGGATTAGTATCCCTTGTAGGTATAGCAGTTAATGATGCTATAGTACTGGTTGATTACACTAACTATTTAAGAAATAGTGGACACAGCCTAGTAGATGCTATTAGGGAAGCAGGAAAGACTAGATTTATGCCAGTATTTGCAACGTCAATAACTACTATAGGTGGAATATTACCCCTAGCTATAAAGAATGCTGAATATGGAGAAATGGGTTATGCCTTAATATTTGGATTAGTTGCGTCTACTGTATTGACTTTAGTAATAATTCCAATAGTGTATTCTTTATTAGAGGAATTTAAACTATATAGGTCAAATAAGAAAAAGGGGAGAGTAGAAAATGAAGAAGCTTAAGATGTGTGCAATGATCGCATTAACTATAGGATTAGTATTTAGTGTCACAGGTTGTGGAAAAAAAGAAGCAGCGGCACAGGTTGCTCAGAAGAAAGTTGTACCAGTGGAAGTAATGGAATTAGGAACGTCTACAGTTACAGAAGAATATAATTCCTTTGGAAAGACATTTGCCTTAGAAGAAACTACTGTGGCAGCTAAGACTAAAGGTGAAATAAAGAATATAAACTTTAATGTGGGAGACAAAGTAAGCAAAGGAAGTGTTTTATATACTGTAGATAGTGATACTATTGTAAATAATTATGATATGAAAATAAGCTCTTTGGAAAAAAACATTAAAGATTTAGAGCTAAAGTATAATGATACCCTTAGAACTTACAATAACACTAAGATGTTATATGAAAATAAAGCAGCGTCAAAAAATGATTTAGATAATGCAGAATCTAGTTTTAATCAAATTAAATTAAGCTTAGATCAGTCTAGAAGAGATTTAGAATTAAATAAAAGGGACAGAGAGCTATCCGTTGGAAATACCATAGTTAAAAGTCCTATAAATGGTATTGTGGCTGAGAAGAATGTGGAAGTTGGAGAAATGGCAGGCAATGCTGACTTTAAAATAGTGAACTTAAATAGGATAACTATTAAAGTTAATGTGGCAGAAAATGTAGTAAACAGAATTAATGAGGGAGACAATGTGGACGTATATATAGAATCGTTAAATGAAAACTATAATGGAACAATAACTTCCATAAGTCCTATAGGAACGGGAAATAACTCCACATATCCTGTGGAAATAGAAGTTGTAAATGAAGGATCTAAAATAAGAACGGGAATGTTTGCAAAAGCTAATTTTAATATAGCAAATCTTCAGGACCAAATTCAAGTACCTAAGAAATCAATCTTAAAAGCTCAGGATGAAGATTATGTATATATAGTAGATGCGGAAACTAATATGCCTAAAAAAACAGTTGTGGAGACAGGAATAGTAAACAACGGATTAGTCCAAGTTAAAAATGGATTAAAGGCAGGAGATAAATTAGTTGTAAAAGGTCAAGAATATGTGGATGAAAAAAGTGAAGTTAAAATAGTAAACTAATTGGAGGAAACTATGTCTATAAGAACTAGGCTTATACTCTCATACATAGGGATGATTCTCATCCCTATGATTCTCATTTATCTTTTTTATGGTATGTTAGGTAGTTTAGTATTTAATGATGAATTAAATTATTATGAAAAGGCAAATCCAGTTAAATTGATGGGAAGAAGTGTATATAAGGGTGAGAAAATTTTAAGGAAACTAAATATAGATTATATTAATAATAAGGAAAAACTAAAGGATATAAATTATTTAAAATCCTTTGATAAGGAACTAGATGAAGTATTTTTAGGTATGGTTGTAAAGGAGAATGGAGAAACAAAATATGTTTCAGATATATTAAATGAAGAGAGAATACTAACTAACATACCTGACTTTGGTGAAAATGCAGATATGCAATATGACACTATTGAAAAACATGGATTTGTAGTAGGAGCCCAAAGGGATTTCATAATAGATGATTCTAATATGAGTATTTATCTTATAGCTGACGTATTAGAAGGAAGAACCATCATAAAAAAAATTGAAATATATACCTTAGCAATAGCTACCTTAGCGGTATTAATAGTAGCTTTTGGTTTAACTTTTTCCATGTATAGGGGAATAATAAAACCTATTGAAAAATTAAAAAATGGAACTAGCCAGATTAAAAAAGGTAATTTAGATCACAATATTGAAGAACATGGAAATGATGAGATGGGAGAATTAATAAGAGATTTTGAAGATATGAGATTGAGGTTAAGACACGCTAGGGATATGCATATTAAGTATGAAGCCAATAGAAAAAACCTAATATCTAATATATCCCATGATTTAAAAACTCCCATAATGTCCATAAAAGGATATATAGAGGGAATAAAAGATGGAGTTGCAAAATCTCCAGAAAAAATGGACAAATATATAAATACCATATATGATAAAACTAACCACATGGAGAACCTAATAAATGAGTTGTTTTTATTTTCAAAGCTTGATTTAAATAAGGTTGATTTTGATTTTCAAACTATTGACATAGTAAAATATTTAAAATACTGTGTTGAAGATTTAAGTTTTGATATGGAAAAGACAGGTGGAATTATAGAGTTTAATCAGAAAAATGAAGAAATTATGGTAATAGCAGATTTACAAAAACTTCAGCGTATAATACTAAACATTATACAAAATTCCATGAAGTATAAATCAGAAAAAAATTTAGTAGTAGAAATAAATATTAAAGAATATGAAGACCTTGTTAAAATTGAAATTAAAGATAATGGAAAGGGCATAAGCAAAGAGGACCTTCCATATATTTTTGATAGATTCTATAGGGCAGACAAATCTAGAAATACATCCATTGGCGGAAGCGGATTAGGCTTGGCCATATCTAAGGAGATTATAAAGGCTCATGGTGGAGATATATGGGCTGAAAGTGAGATAAATGAAGGGACTAGTATATTTTTCTCCATAAGAAAATGTTAAATAAAGAGGGAGGAGTACTTGTATGAAGAAAATATTAATTATTGAAGATGATATAAGTATTGCCGAATTGGAAAAGGACTATTTAGAAATCAATGACTTTGAAGTTGAAATAGAAACAAGTGGTCAAGCAGGACTAGATAGGGCATTAAAGGGAAAGTTTGACTTAATAATATTAGATTTGATGCTTCCAGAAATAGATGGATTTAAAATATGCAAATCTTTAAGAAATGATATAGATATTCCAATACTGATGGTTTCTGCTAAGGGAGAGGGAATAGATAAAATAAGAGGATTAGGCCTTGGTGCAGATGATTATATAACCAAACCATTTAGTCCAAGTGAATTGGTGGCTAGGGTTAAAGCTCATCTTGGAAGATATGAACGCCTTACTAATAAGAGTGTAAGTAATAATAAAAATATAGAGATTAATGGATTAGTTATAGATAATTACTCAAAGCGAGCTTATGTAAACGACAAGGAAGTAAATCTTTCCTCTAAGGAATTTGACATATTAGAGCTATTAGGTAAAAATCCTAATAGGGTCTTTAGTAAGGAAGAAATATTTGAGAGAATATGGGGATTAGATTCCTTTGGAGATATATCCACAGTAACAGTTCACATAAGAAAGATAAGAGAAAAAATTGAAGCAGATCCATCTAATCCACAATACATAGAAACACTGTGGGGTCTTGGATATAGAATTAAAGATAAAAATAACTAGGAGAATTTCTCCTAGTTATTTTTTTATACAAAAACCTTCTTTATATTAGTTCATAAAAAATTAAGAAAGATTAATATTTACTTTCCTCTTATTTAAACCTTATAGATTAATCTATAATAGACAGTTATATATGGATAAATTAATTGTATTATTCTGTTAAAAAAATAAAGGCGGTGAAGGGAACTTGAGCAATAGAAATGAAATAAACGATAAAATAAATATTCTAGGAAAAATATCTAATTTTTTCGTGGAAAGATACAGAGTAGTGTATTTAATTCTAATAGGATTATTATTATTGGGAGGAAGTGCCTACCTAGGGTTACCTAGGGAAAGAGGACCTGAAGTTGAATTTAACGAGGTAACTATAAGCACTACATATGTGGGAGCATCATCTAATGAGATAGAAAACCTCATTACAGATGAAATAGAAACTCAGATAAATGGATTAGAGGACATAAAAAATATTACATCCACATCACTAAGTGGTAGATCTACCATAACTGTAGAATACCCATATGGAATAGATATAGATAAAAAAATGCAAGATATAAATAATGAAATAGCAAAAATAAAAGGTGACTTACCAGAAGATAGTGATGAGCCTGTAATTACTAAAAATGATATGTTAAAAAGACCAATTATGAGATTAAATGTAAATGGTGATTATGATTTAGTTACTTTAAAAAACATAGCAGAAGATGTTAAGGATGAA
The sequence above is a segment of the Anaeromicrobium sediminis genome. Coding sequences within it:
- a CDS encoding sensor histidine kinase; this translates as MSIRTRLILSYIGMILIPMILIYLFYGMLGSLVFNDELNYYEKANPVKLMGRSVYKGEKILRKLNIDYINNKEKLKDINYLKSFDKELDEVFLGMVVKENGETKYVSDILNEERILTNIPDFGENADMQYDTIEKHGFVVGAQRDFIIDDSNMSIYLIADVLEGRTIIKKIEIYTLAIATLAVLIVAFGLTFSMYRGIIKPIEKLKNGTSQIKKGNLDHNIEEHGNDEMGELIRDFEDMRLRLRHARDMHIKYEANRKNLISNISHDLKTPIMSIKGYIEGIKDGVAKSPEKMDKYINTIYDKTNHMENLINELFLFSKLDLNKVDFDFQTIDIVKYLKYCVEDLSFDMEKTGGIIEFNQKNEEIMVIADLQKLQRIILNIIQNSMKYKSEKNLVVEINIKEYEDLVKIEIKDNGKGISKEDLPYIFDRFYRADKSRNTSIGGSGLGLAISKEIIKAHGGDIWAESEINEGTSIFFSIRKC
- a CDS encoding efflux RND transporter periplasmic adaptor subunit, with amino-acid sequence MKKLKMCAMIALTIGLVFSVTGCGKKEAAAQVAQKKVVPVEVMELGTSTVTEEYNSFGKTFALEETTVAAKTKGEIKNINFNVGDKVSKGSVLYTVDSDTIVNNYDMKISSLEKNIKDLELKYNDTLRTYNNTKMLYENKAASKNDLDNAESSFNQIKLSLDQSRRDLELNKRDRELSVGNTIVKSPINGIVAEKNVEVGEMAGNADFKIVNLNRITIKVNVAENVVNRINEGDNVDVYIESLNENYNGTITSISPIGTGNNSTYPVEIEVVNEGSKIRTGMFAKANFNIANLQDQIQVPKKSILKAQDEDYVYIVDAETNMPKKTVVETGIVNNGLVQVKNGLKAGDKLVVKGQEYVDEKSEVKIVN
- a CDS encoding response regulator transcription factor, with translation MKKILIIEDDISIAELEKDYLEINDFEVEIETSGQAGLDRALKGKFDLIILDLMLPEIDGFKICKSLRNDIDIPILMVSAKGEGIDKIRGLGLGADDYITKPFSPSELVARVKAHLGRYERLTNKSVSNNKNIEINGLVIDNYSKRAYVNDKEVNLSSKEFDILELLGKNPNRVFSKEEIFERIWGLDSFGDISTVTVHIRKIREKIEADPSNPQYIETLWGLGYRIKDKNN
- a CDS encoding efflux RND transporter permease subunit, with protein sequence MSNKNEINDKINILGQISNFFVERYRVVYLILIGLLLLGGTAYIGLPRERAPEIELPYVNIMTTYVGASPNEIENLITDEIETKINGLEDIKEITSTSQNSVSSITIEYEIGTDVDKKIQDINNEISKMKSELPEDSDDPIVRKYDIGKSPIMKLNISGDYDLVTLKNIAEDIKDEIEKIDGIQEVDLTGGLDREIHIYIDEGKLKTYNLTTGDIKNAISSSNVDFPGGDIELDDTNYNIRTVGSFEEIEEIENTVIMTKDNVPVKLKDVAEVKDTFEDVESYAQMFERGMSDENETTNTIKLSVKREDDGDIIGPCNEIIALIEGGKGILYPSDVFVSVANNQAVDVQDSLNDVVSNAVSGLLVVIIVLFLFIGLRESIIVSFVIPLSLLCSFILMKNTDMTFNGVSVLALILALGMLVDNAIVIMENIDRIRDEGYDVKTASKVATNQVAPAVMASTLTTMAAFLPMAMMGGIMGQFMKVIPIVVMFSIGSSFIVSLVITPVLCSKLLSKYKKDEKKVSPKIKKLNNILAVVFVFILSMYAFSIDGKIAIITVVLAIIFAGAMFIKRFKMKENTSHEDMAVIKKYSKFMDSVLSSKKKRILVLACAFGVFVASLSTIPMGLLKIKLLPDTDSTTFTIKIETPPGYLLEETGEVVKTVEDLLYKYEEVDNFVSSLGSDSNKAEIDVNLVESDERERTSNEIAAQVRNEIIDIPGAKITIEKQQNGPPTGKPISIELRGDDLDSIEKVASDFKNIVENIKGTQEVFTTLEGGRPELQIEVNKEKAATLGLSVTDVSMQIRNTIQGIKVSELKQNNEETDILIKNYKDEFKTLRDLEKIYITSNKGEKVPFTTVASIKEDIGLSKIEHDDLDRIVTVEGEVEGITSGEVIRQFKKEITDYPLPKGVTVSYGGETQETQESFTELAIDLVIAVLLVFIILAVQFNSLSQPLVILASVPLAVIGVMMGLIITNNNFGMYGFMGLVSLVGIAVNDAIVLVDYTNYLRNSGHSLVDAIREAGKTRFMPVFATSITTIGGILPLAIKNAEYGEMGYALIFGLVASTVLTLVIIPIVYSLLEEFKLYRSNKKKGRVENEEA